GGACCTGGATATTGCGCTTCGAGGCGCATCCGCGGCGCGTGCGAGCGGTCTTCGGCCGCGCGCAGCTGCGCGATCTCCGTGTAGCTCTTGCGCTCGCCGCCGAACACACCGAACCAGGCGAGCAAGCCTACGATGACGGCGACCAGAAGCACCCCGACGACGGCCCACGCAACGCGGGCCGACGAGACAGTTCGCAAATCCATCCGGCGTTAGATCCTCTCAGTCTAGAATTCGACCGAGAACCCCGCACGTGCCACCCATTCCCTGCTCGAGCCCTCGGACACCGTCGCATCGATGACCGTCGGAATGTTTATGTTCAAGCGATGCGCCAGTCCAATGCCAAATCCGGTCTGACCCTCGAAGTAGGCGCTGTTGAAGTTAAAGGTGGTCTTCCCCGGCGCCGAAGGCGTTTGAAGCGTCGGCGCCGCTGCCACGCCCGCGATCGCGGCGGAGAATTGCCCGAAGTTAACCGCGTCGTATTGCTCATAGCCGGCTGCGACATTCGTGATGCGCCGCTGGCCGCCCGGATCACGCGTGCCGACTGATACGGTGTTTCGCTCATCCGCGACGGAGTTGTATCCGAGCGCCACGGAATTGCTGCCCGTCGCGACGGAGTTGGATCCGAGCGCGGTCGAGTTCGTCCCCGTGGCCGCCGAATGGAAGCCGAGCGAGGTCGAGCTCGCCGTCGACGCGGTCGCGAACTGACCGATCGCCGTGGCGTCGTCCGCGAGCGCCGCCGCGCCGTCGCCGAAGGCCGACGAGCTCGAGCCGAGCGCACGTGCGTTCGGACCGACAGCCGTCGAATTGGCGCCCGTGGCGGTCGAGTTGTCGCCGTACGCCGCNNNNNNNNNNNNNNNNNNNNNNNNNNNNNNNNNNNNNNNNNNNNNNNNNNNNNNNNNNNNNNNNNNNNNNNNNNNNNNNNNNNNNNNNNNNNNNNNNNNNNNNNNNNNNNNNNNNNNGAAGCGTTGTCGCCGACGGCGACCGAAGACGCGCCGCTTGCCGATGCGCCGTTGCCGAAGGCCGACGCGTTGGAAGCAAGCGCCATCGCGCCTTGGCCGTAGGCCGAACTGTTCGTCGAGTTCGCAACCGAACCGAACCCGGACGCAACACTGAAATCGCCGCTAGCCGACGAATGGTCTCCCAAGGCCGCGCTGCTGACGCCCGCGGAGGATGCCATGTAGCCGGCAGCGATGCTGAACTCGCCGCCCGCAGTCGAATGGTCGCCAAAGGCGGAGCTGCTGGCGCCGCCAGCATGAGCGCTCGAGCCGACCGCAGCGCCGTTCGCCAAGTCGGCCGTGGCCATGTAGCCCGCCGCGATGCTGAAATCGCCGATCGCTGACGAGTGATCGCCGAGCGCGGTGCTGCTTGTGCCGTGCGCAAGAGCCGTGTCGCCGAACGCAGAGCTGTTCGCAAGGTCCGCTTGAGAATGCGTACCGACAGCGGTGCTATCGTCACCGCCGGCTGTCGCGTGATCGCCGTAGGCCGAGCTGTTGAGGCCTGCCGCCGTTGAGAAATCGCCCACTGCGGTTGAGTAGTCGGCTAGCGCCTGCGCGGTGAAACCGACCGCGGTCGAATCGACGCCGAGCGCTTGCGCGTGGGCGCCAAGGACGACGGAGCCCGCTGCAGCGGCCACTGATCCGGCGCCAAGCGCGATCGTGTCGTCTGCTAGAGCTTGAGCATGGTAGCCGAGCGCAGTCGATTCATTGCCGGTCGATTCCGCGAACGGGCCGACAGCCACGCTGAAATTGGTCCCGTTGGCGATCGAATAGTCGCCAAGCGCAAGACCGCCGTTCTCCGCGTAGGCGCCCGTTCCGAAAGCGACCGAGCCAGCAGTCGGTGCCGACGCACCCCAGATGGCAATTTCAAGTGCCGAACTTGGCGTTGGGCCAACCGGATCGACACCCAAAGCCTTGGCGCCATTGCCGATAGCGATGTCCAGAGCGCTGCCGGTCTCGGCCAACAATCCGCCATAGCCAGCACCGGAGAGCGCGCCGCCGCCCAGCGTGATGCCGTCCGAGTAGTGCACACCGTCGGGGTCGCCCAACGAGATGTGACCATCGTCAGCCGAAATGCCTTGGACCGCGTAGATATTCGCGTCGCCCACGATGGTTCCGGTGAACTCCGAGTCGCAGAAGGGAAGG
This genomic window from Planctomycetota bacterium contains:
- a CDS encoding YadA-like family protein, with the translated sequence AAYGDNSTATGANSTAVGPNARALGSSSSAFGDGAAALADDATAIGQFATASTASSTSLGFHSAATGTNSTALGSNSVATGSNSVALGYNSVADERNTVSVGTRDPGGQRRITNVAAGYEQYDAVNFGQFSAAIAGVAAAPTLQTPSAPGKTTFNFNSAYFEGQTGFGIGLAHRLNINIPTVIDATVSEGSSREWVARAGFSVEF